One region of Synechococcus elongatus PCC 11801 genomic DNA includes:
- the rsgA gene encoding small ribosomal subunit biogenesis GTPase RsgA, with amino-acid sequence MTAALAGTVVAVQANFYRVQLHHPPADHPALLLCTRRSRLLKTGQRVMVGDRVWVEEPDWQGQRGAIAAIEPRRSELDRPAIANVDQILLVFAVAEPDLDPLQLSRFLITAESTGIQVQLCLSKCDLVTSEAIAQWQSRLDQWGYQPLWLSQNQPERWPSLLAQLTGRTTVVAGPSGVGKSSLINRLIPDLELRTAKVSGKLGRGRHTTRHVELFELPQGGLLADSPGFNQPDLTCSDRELAQYFPEIRQRLAEVSCQFQDCRHLEEPGCCIRGDWERYVHYQSLLEEAIAQTQQQNRSNQEEIGFKRKSADGGKLRYEPKLQSRRYRRDSRRSQHQTVAEALHNAELED; translated from the coding sequence ATGACTGCTGCTCTCGCCGGAACAGTGGTGGCTGTTCAAGCGAACTTCTATCGCGTACAACTTCACCACCCTCCGGCTGATCACCCTGCGCTGTTGCTCTGCACCCGCCGTAGTCGCCTGCTGAAAACAGGACAGCGGGTCATGGTGGGCGATCGCGTTTGGGTAGAAGAACCCGACTGGCAGGGGCAACGAGGTGCGATCGCGGCGATTGAACCCCGGAGGAGTGAACTGGATCGCCCGGCGATCGCCAATGTCGATCAGATTTTGCTGGTGTTTGCAGTTGCTGAACCGGATCTGGATCCGTTGCAACTCAGTCGTTTTTTGATTACGGCGGAAAGCACTGGTATTCAGGTTCAGCTCTGTCTGAGCAAATGTGACTTGGTGACCTCTGAAGCGATCGCCCAGTGGCAAAGTCGCCTAGATCAGTGGGGCTACCAACCGCTTTGGCTCAGCCAAAATCAACCAGAGCGCTGGCCATCGCTTTTGGCGCAGCTCACAGGACGCACCACCGTGGTGGCGGGTCCCTCAGGGGTTGGGAAGTCGAGCTTGATCAATCGATTGATTCCCGATCTCGAACTGCGTACCGCTAAGGTCTCAGGCAAGCTGGGACGAGGTCGCCACACGACACGACATGTTGAGCTGTTTGAGTTGCCCCAAGGCGGACTGCTCGCTGATAGTCCGGGCTTTAACCAGCCGGATTTGACCTGTAGCGATCGCGAGTTGGCACAGTATTTCCCAGAAATTCGCCAGCGCTTGGCCGAAGTCAGCTGTCAATTCCAAGACTGCCGCCATTTGGAAGAACCCGGTTGCTGCATCCGTGGCGATTGGGAGCGTTATGTCCACTACCAAAGCCTGCTGGAAGAAGCGATTGCCCAAACCCAGCAACAAAACCGTAGTAATCAAGAGGAGATTGGCTTCAAGCGCAAAAGTGCCGATGGGGGCAAGCTCCGCTATGAACCCAAGCTGCAAAGTCGGCGCTATCGACGAGATTCGCGGCGATCACAGCATCAGACTGTCGCCGAAGCGCTCCATAACGCCGAGCTAGAAGACTGA
- a CDS encoding thiol-disulfide oxidoreductase DCC family protein, which produces MTGSTWQYTLLYDGGCPLCLREVRFLQRRDRQNRIQFVDIDAPDYDPERYAGISYEQAMGRIHAIRNDGAILQDVEVFRQLYAAIGLGWIYAPTRWPLLRSLIDWVYSLWAERRLALTGRPDLATLAANRQCSDRCRVSS; this is translated from the coding sequence ATGACTGGCTCGACTTGGCAGTACACCTTGCTCTACGACGGTGGCTGTCCGCTCTGTCTGCGCGAGGTGCGCTTTTTGCAGCGGCGCGATCGCCAGAACCGCATCCAGTTTGTCGATATTGATGCGCCGGATTATGACCCCGAGCGCTATGCGGGGATCAGCTACGAGCAAGCGATGGGACGCATCCATGCCATTCGAAATGACGGTGCGATTCTGCAGGATGTAGAAGTATTCCGACAGCTCTATGCCGCGATCGGACTGGGCTGGATCTACGCACCGACACGCTGGCCACTACTGCGATCGCTAATTGATTGGGTCTACAGTCTCTGGGCCGAACGCCGTCTGGCATTGACTGGCCGACCTGATTTGGCCACCTTGGCTGCGAACCGTCAGTGTAGCGATCGCTGTCGAGTCTCCAGTTAG